From the genome of Cydia strobilella chromosome 21, ilCydStro3.1, whole genome shotgun sequence, one region includes:
- the LOC134751231 gene encoding uncharacterized protein LOC134751231, whose protein sequence is MVLLSPSIKGMRRLLSVCEHYGNAHGLKYNVSKTEMMVFASGSGPDSVPAVYLNGSKINVVKRFKYLGHLLTERLQDDDDIERERRALAVRGNMLARRFSKCSKDVKTTLFKAYCLGMYTSQLWIPFTQKAMSRIRVQYNDAFRALMRLPRCCSASGMFVDAGVPDFFAIIRSRVASFWRRLRCSDNEILVAVSDDIRSPVFKRWISVHMDQNRK, encoded by the coding sequence atggtgctgctcaGCCCTTCGATCAAGGGAATGAGGAGGCTACTTTCGGTCTGTGAGCATTATGGTAATGCGCATGGACTGAAATATAATGTTTCCAAGACGGAGATGATGGTATTCGCGTCGGGTTCTGGGCCGGACAGCGTACCTGCGGTGTATTTAAATGGGTCGAAAATAAATGTTGTTAAGCGGTTCAAGTATTTAGGACATTTGTTGACGGAACGGCTGCAGGACGACGATGATATTGAGCGCGAGCGGAGGGCCCTCGCCGTCAGAGGTAACATGCTCGCTCGACGGTTTTCTAAGTGCAGCAAGGATGTAAAGACCACACTCTTCAAGGCGTACTGCTTAGGCATGTACACCTCTCAGCTGTGGATACCGTTCACGCAGAAGGCAATGAGCAGAATAAGAGTTCAGTACAATGACGCGTTCCGAGCTCTTATGCGGCTGCCGCGGtgctgcagcgcgtcgggcatgttcgtGGACGCGGGGGTCCCCGACTTTTTCGCGATAATTAGATCCCGCGTTGCCTCGTTCTGGAGGAGACTGCGCTGTTCCGACAACGAAATACTTGTGGCTGTTTCTGACGATATAAGGAGTCCGGTGTTTAAGCGCTGGATTTCTGTTCACATGGATCAGAACAGAAAATGA